In Ipomoea triloba cultivar NCNSP0323 chromosome 7, ASM357664v1, a single genomic region encodes these proteins:
- the LOC116024688 gene encoding uncharacterized protein LOC116024688 isoform X2: protein MSLLELITKASAETNQHEPDLSYPIILNPEPGMLELKTQGHDAKDDFLVKRASEWTISKTDSEIIELGQSFFKKLEKELRKPNTFKQDEFLKILRSYLENIAGKLGTGDNINQSDISYVGKLVGKSGLFMGRDVRGLVLEACIVVECWEVLESLIVNGLVEHSCFSSLVSNLIEKKRSDLIVLCVKHLSDLQANDVMCILKYFLSLPRDGYTSIVSVRKEWESQALLAIQRLKECDGQALLAIEKVKDKNLRKRLMLVRDASLLFMIAYDGFSVTELCLHYLLSSRNHDEVILAACISKLNGSEMMNLVRYLRKWLQKYERFPSVSSCPEASSVLGLKACDWIPKVEDIVICLGLVLDEHFSTLVLHPEFREELKSLNEIVNSLAAEARLCGTISTLTQALREKIKDAKSETNNAEGTKFEDKRNK from the exons ATGTCTCTACTGGAACTAATCACCAAAGCTTCAGCTGAGACAAACCAGCATGAGCCTGACCTTAGTTACCCAATCATCCTAAACCCTGAACCTGGTATGCTCGAACTAAAAACCCAAGGCCATGATGCAAAGGATGACTTCCTAGTTAAACGAGCTAGCGAGTGGACAATCTCAAAAACTGACAGTGAAATAATTGAGCTAGGACAAAGTTTCTTCAAAAAACTGGAAAAGGAACTCAGAAAACCTAACACATTTAAGCAAGATGAGTTTTTGAAGATTCTCCGTTCATATCTTGAGAACATTGCTGGGAAATTGGGAACTGGGGATAATATTAATCAGTCCGATATAAGTTATGTTGGTAAATTAGTCGGAAAGTCGGGGCTATTCATGGGTAGGGATGTGAGGGGGTTGGTGTTGGAGGCTTGTATTGTTGTGGAATGCTGGGAGGTTTTAGAAAGTTTGATTGTTAATGGGCTTGTGGAGCATTCATGCTTTTCGAGTTTAGTTAGTAATTTGATTGAAAAGAAGAGGTCAGACTTAATTGTTTTGTGTGTGAAGCATCTTTCAGATCTTCAAGCTAATGATGTTATGTGCATTTTGAAGTATTTTCTTTCACTTCCTAGAGATGGTTATACTAGTATTGTTAGTGTCAGGAAAGAGTGGGAAAGCCAAGCATTGTTGGCCATTCAAAGGTTGAAGGAGTGTGATGGCCAAGCACTGTTGGCAATTGAAAAGGTGAAGGATAAGAATCTCAGGAAGAGATTGATGTTAGTGAGGGATGCTTCTCTATTATTCATGATAGCTTATGATGGGTTCTCTGTAACTGAGTTGTGTTTGCATTATCTGCTATCGTCACGAAACCATGATGAAGTGATATTGGCAGCTTGTATCAGTAAATTAAATGGTTCAGAGATGATGAATTTGGTTAGATACTTGAGGAAGTGGTTGCAGAAGTATGAGAGGTTTCCATCCGTGAGTTCTTGCCCTGAGGCATCCTCCGTTTTGGGGTTGAAAGCTTGTGATTGGATTCCTAAAGTTGAAGACATTGTTATATGCCTAGGTTTGGTACTGGATGAGCACTTTTCTACTCTGGTTCTCCATCCAGAATTCCGCGAGGAATTAAAATCTTTAAATGAAATAGTTAACTCATTAGCTGCAGAAGCCAGACTTTGTGGAACAATCTCAACCTTAACCCAGGCTTTGAGAGAAAAAATAAAG GATGCTAAATCGGAAACTAACAACGCTGAAGGAACCAAGTTTGAGGACAAG AGGAACAAGTGa
- the LOC116024688 gene encoding uncharacterized protein LOC116024688 isoform X1, whose translation MSLLELITKASAETNQHEPDLSYPIILNPEPGMLELKTQGHDAKDDFLVKRASEWTISKTDSEIIELGQSFFKKLEKELRKPNTFKQDEFLKILRSYLENIAGKLGTGDNINQSDISYVGKLVGKSGLFMGRDVRGLVLEACIVVECWEVLESLIVNGLVEHSCFSSLVSNLIEKKRSDLIVLCVKHLSDLQANDVMCILKYFLSLPRDGYTSIVSVRKEWESQALLAIQRLKECDGQALLAIEKVKDKNLRKRLMLVRDASLLFMIAYDGFSVTELCLHYLLSSRNHDEVILAACISKLNGSEMMNLVRYLRKWLQKYERFPSVSSCPEASSVLGLKACDWIPKVEDIVICLGLVLDEHFSTLVLHPEFREELKSLNEIVNSLAAEARLCGTISTLTQALREKIKDAKSETNNAEGTKFEDKDISSLNDIFVVTRTRLSKTMKLL comes from the exons ATGTCTCTACTGGAACTAATCACCAAAGCTTCAGCTGAGACAAACCAGCATGAGCCTGACCTTAGTTACCCAATCATCCTAAACCCTGAACCTGGTATGCTCGAACTAAAAACCCAAGGCCATGATGCAAAGGATGACTTCCTAGTTAAACGAGCTAGCGAGTGGACAATCTCAAAAACTGACAGTGAAATAATTGAGCTAGGACAAAGTTTCTTCAAAAAACTGGAAAAGGAACTCAGAAAACCTAACACATTTAAGCAAGATGAGTTTTTGAAGATTCTCCGTTCATATCTTGAGAACATTGCTGGGAAATTGGGAACTGGGGATAATATTAATCAGTCCGATATAAGTTATGTTGGTAAATTAGTCGGAAAGTCGGGGCTATTCATGGGTAGGGATGTGAGGGGGTTGGTGTTGGAGGCTTGTATTGTTGTGGAATGCTGGGAGGTTTTAGAAAGTTTGATTGTTAATGGGCTTGTGGAGCATTCATGCTTTTCGAGTTTAGTTAGTAATTTGATTGAAAAGAAGAGGTCAGACTTAATTGTTTTGTGTGTGAAGCATCTTTCAGATCTTCAAGCTAATGATGTTATGTGCATTTTGAAGTATTTTCTTTCACTTCCTAGAGATGGTTATACTAGTATTGTTAGTGTCAGGAAAGAGTGGGAAAGCCAAGCATTGTTGGCCATTCAAAGGTTGAAGGAGTGTGATGGCCAAGCACTGTTGGCAATTGAAAAGGTGAAGGATAAGAATCTCAGGAAGAGATTGATGTTAGTGAGGGATGCTTCTCTATTATTCATGATAGCTTATGATGGGTTCTCTGTAACTGAGTTGTGTTTGCATTATCTGCTATCGTCACGAAACCATGATGAAGTGATATTGGCAGCTTGTATCAGTAAATTAAATGGTTCAGAGATGATGAATTTGGTTAGATACTTGAGGAAGTGGTTGCAGAAGTATGAGAGGTTTCCATCCGTGAGTTCTTGCCCTGAGGCATCCTCCGTTTTGGGGTTGAAAGCTTGTGATTGGATTCCTAAAGTTGAAGACATTGTTATATGCCTAGGTTTGGTACTGGATGAGCACTTTTCTACTCTGGTTCTCCATCCAGAATTCCGCGAGGAATTAAAATCTTTAAATGAAATAGTTAACTCATTAGCTGCAGAAGCCAGACTTTGTGGAACAATCTCAACCTTAACCCAGGCTTTGAGAGAAAAAATAAAG GATGCTAAATCGGAAACTAACAACGCTGAAGGAACCAAGTTTGAGGACAAG
- the LOC116025644 gene encoding cathepsin B-like protease 3 encodes METIKTFVLIGAISLLILQVVAVKPVTQTEVDPKILQDEIVKTVNENPEAGWKADMNPRFSDFTVSQFKRLLGVKKAPKSLLKRTPVVTHSKEIELPKTFDARTAWPQCLSIADILDQGHCGSCWAFGAVESLTDRFCIHYGTNVTLSVNDLLACCGFLCGEGCDGGYPIAAWQYFKRTGVVTSECDPYFDQTGCSHPGCEPAYPTPACEKKCVKKNLLWSESKHFSVNAYRVSSDQHSIMAEVYKNGPAEVSFTVYEDFAHYKSGVYKHVTGSEMGGHAVKLIGWGTSEDGEDYWLLANQWNRSWGDDGYFKIIRGTNECGIEEDVTAGMPSTKNLDIESGLRDDDSLVASV; translated from the exons atggagACGATCAAGACCTTTGTGCTCATCGGAGCCATCTCCTTGCTTATCTTGCAG GTTGTAGCAGTGAAGCCAGTAACACAGACTGAAGTTGACCCGAAGATCCTTCAG GATGAAATCGTTAAGACTGTTAATGAAAATCCAGAAGCAGGATGGAAAGCTGACATGAACCCTCGATTCTCAGACTTCACT GTTAGCCAATTTAAGCGTCTCCTTGGAGTTAAAAAGGCACCCAAATCTCTATTGAAGAGGACTCCTGTAGTTACACATTCTAAAGAAATAGAATTACCCAAAACTTTTGATGCACGGACTGCTTGGCCTCAGTGTCTCTCCATTGCAGATATTCTTG ATCAGGGACACTGCGGTTCTTGCTGGGCTTTTGGCGCAGTTGAGTCATTAACTGACCGGTTTTGCATTCATTATGGGACA AACGTGACTCTATCTGTCAATGACCTCTTAGCCTGCTGTGGCTTTTTGTGCGGTgaaggttgtgatggtggttatCCTATAGCGGCTTGGCAATACTTTAAGCGTACTGGTGTTGTTACATCAGAG TGTGACCCTTACTTTGACCAAACCGGATGTTCCCATCCCGGTTGTGAGCCAGCATATCCCACTCCTGCATGCGAGAAGAAATGTGTAAAGAAGAATCTGCTTTGGTCGGAGTCCAAACATTTTAGCGTTAATGCATACCGAGTGAGCTCTGATCAACACAGCATCATGGCCGAAGTTTATAAAAATGGCCCCGCTGAGGTCTCCTTTACTGTCTACGAG GATTTTGCACATTACAAATCTGGAGTCTACAAGCATGTCACAGGCAGTGAAATGGGAGGACATGCTGTTAAGCTCATAGGATGGGGAACTTCTGAGGATGGAGAAGACTattgg CTCCTCGCTAATCAGTGGAACAGAAGCTGGGGCGAT GACGGGTACTTCAAGATCATCCGAGGAACAAACGAGTGCGGGATTGAAGAAGATGTAACTGCAGGAATGCCATCAACAAAGAACTTGGATATTGAATCTGGTCTAAGGGATGATGATTCTCTTGTTGCCTCAGTTTGA